From the Nitrospira sp. genome, the window ATTCCATGGGAAATGAGCCCCGTCCAACAAGACGTCGGTTGCGTCCAAGACGGGCCTATGACAATCGACATGGAGGCGACCTGGGATGAACACCAGCGGTTCCACAGGACGTGGGACGATCGGCTTCGGACCGAGGTCGCAGCCATGCTGGTGGCTCATCCAGATATGGTTCTGGCCGATACCCCATACCTCGCGCTTGCCGCTGGAAAGCTAGCTGCCATTCCGTCGGTCGCGCTCGTCAGTTTTACCTGGGACCTCGTTCTATCCCAGTACGTCGCTCCCTCATCGATCGACGCCCGTCCGATCATTCAGGCGATTCGACATGCCTATGGCCAAGCCGATCTTGCTCTGCGAATCACACCCTCCCCCAAGATGGCAGGCTTTTCGCGATTCGTCGATATTGGACCTATCGCCGAACCGGCGCCTCCGGCGCGCAAGCAACTCGCCGGACTTCTGTCCCTTGAACCAGGGGAACGGACGGTGCTTGTCGGTTTTGGCGGGATTCCGCTGGAGTCACTCCCTTTTAGAAAATTGGAGTCGCTGAGCGGCTACCGTTTTCTCTTCGATGGTTCTGTCCCGTCTGAGAGCAGGCGATTCATCTCCACCAAATCTCTGCTACCCTCGTTCAAAACGGTGATGGCCTCGGTCGATGTCATCATGACCAAACCAGGCTATGGAACCTTGGCCGAAGCTGTCGCATTACAGACTCCCATGATCTATGTACGGCGGTACAACTTCGCCGACGAACAGCCGCTGGTGGACTATTTGCATCGGTATGGAAGAGGCGTCGAACTCTCCATGAGCGACTTCACACAGGGCCGGTGGCCGGCAGCGCTCAAAGAGGTCTTGGATCTCCCACCAACAACCGCGCCTCCGCCCGCGACCGGAGCAAGTGAAGCTGCCGCACTGTTGGCGAAGTTGCTGTAGAACCGCTCGGCCTCGCTGTCACGTCCACGCCGCTCATGCCGCCGCAGACATCTTGACAGGTTAGTTACCGGTGACTATCGTGTGAGCCGCAGCTCTTAAGGGCAGGGATGAGGTTCCATGCACCTTCGTATTGCGCACAATGTGGTATTTCGTGAATTGGCTGGCGAGTCCGTCTTATTGAATCTCGAAACCGGGACCTATTTCGGACTGGATGCCGTGGGCACTCGTATATGGAACCTTATTGCCGAACAGGGTTCGACCTCATCGGCCATCGATACCCTCCTCGCCGAGTATGATGTGGATGCCCCACGGCTTGAAAAGGACGTTACGGCTTTGATTGATCAGCTCTTAGCCAAAAGGTTGCTGACGACCGATGCTGAGCAAACTCCGCCGGCTCGCTGATTTACCCCTGATCGAACAGGCGCTCCTCCTGCAATTGACCGCGTTGTCACTTGGTCTGCGAGTCGCCCTCTCCTGTGTTCCCCTTCACCTTATTGCGTCCTTCATATCACGCGCTGCCTCCTCCTCTCCACTTGGTCGTATTCTCACGCCCCATGCGCACTGCGCGACAGATCGATTGGTAGTGTTGGCCGATATGGCAGCAGCGGTGAGCCACAGAAACAGTCGCTGTCTTCCACGCACGTTGCTGCTCTTCTGGTTATTGCGAGCGAGACGCCAGCCAGTCTCAATTTGTCTCGGGGTCAGCAAGAACCAGACTCAGCTGGAGGGACATGCTTGGGTTGAGCAAGATGGCGTCCTGTTGGGCGACACATTCTCGTTGGTAAACCGCTATGCACTCATGTTCCGGTGGCCCGCATGAGCGGTCTCGTCGGGATCTATCACCTCGACGGCAGACCTGTTGAACTTGCCCTTCTGGAGCGTATGACCTACCAGGTGGCCCACCGAGGGCCCGATGCGTCAGATTGCTGGGTCAACGGTCCAATCGGCATCGGCCACGCAATGCTCCAGACCACGCCGGAGTCGGTCTATGAACGTCAACCGTGGCTGGATGAGTCCGGAACTATTTGTTTGGCATTGGATGGACGGATAGACAATCGCGAAGACCTCCTCCTTTCCTTCCGTAGCGCCGGCGTTCATCTTCGCACCGACACCGACGCGGAACTGATGCTTCGTGCATATCAGCGCTGGGGTGAACATTGTCCGGAACAGGTCGTCGGCGACTTTGCCCTGGTGATCTGGGACGGACCACGTCGACAGCTGTTCTGTGCACGAGATATTCTGGGGTTGAAACCTTTTTACTATTGTCTGTACGGAGCCAGTTTCTATTGGGCATCGGAGATTCCGCCGTTCTTCGAGCGTGCCGCCGTTCCCCGACGGCCAAACGAGGCGATGATCGCTGAATTTCTGAGCAGCATGGTCGTCACGAATGCCGAAACCCTGTACGAAGGGATCTCCCGGCTTGAGCCGGCTCATATCCTCATTGTCCGGGCTGGTCGGATCGAGACAAGGCGATATTGGACGTTCGACCCGGGGCGCCGGATTAGATACCTGAACGACGACGACTATGCCCGGCATTTTCTCGATCTCTTCGAAAAAGCCGTACGCTGCCGCCTTCGCAGTCACAGGCCTATCGGCCTTGAATTGAGCGGAGGTCTCGACTCCTCATCCGTGGTGAGTGCCCTTCAGGCAGTCTGTCGGCAACAGCCTCAAGATCACGATCTCTTCCAGACATTCTCCCTTATTTTTCCTGGCTTGCCCTGCGATGAACGCCCATACATCGACGACGTCGTCGCACAGGGTTCCTTCCTTTCGCACCACGTCACCCCAGAGACGCCAAGCCTGGGTGACTTTGTGCAAGACGTGCTCCGCTATCAGGATTTTCCCGACCATCCCAACGGCATCATGAACGCCCCGCTTCGGCGCTCGGCACAACGACAGGGCTGTCGCGTGCTGCTGACAGGGTCCGGGGGAGATGAATGGCTGACCGGAAGCTTCTTTCACTACGCCGATCTCTTGCGCAAACTCAAGTTGAGATCGTTGCTCCGACGCCTGCGAGGCGATCACCAGTGGCACTGTGAACAGCTCTCATATGACCTGTTCTCCCTCCCTCTTGTGCAATTCGGTCTCCTGCCGCTGATTCCACAATCATGTCGAACTCTTGTCAAACGGCTCCTCGGACGAACGAGCATGCCGGACTGGATGTTGCCGGCAATGTGGCGCCGAACGCAGATGCAGGAACGCCTTCGCCAGGCTTCCTACGTCCCTCCTGATTGCAGCTATGCACAGCAAGACCTATTCCGATCGACGATACACGGTCTCGGTGTCCACGGAATCGAAATGGATGAACGCGCTTCGTCCTCCTTCGGCCTGGAAAACCGTCATCCATTCAACGATCGACGGCTCATCGAATTTGCTCTTGCTTTGCCGGAAGAGCAACGGTGGCGGAACAGGCCCAAGTTCATTCTGCGTCACGCCCTTGGAGAAATGCTCCCCGTATCGGTACGCGAGAGAGTCGACAAGGCTGACTTCTCCTGTATCTTTGCCCATACGCTCATCGCCGAACCGATGATGGCCATATTCCGTTCATTGTCCGTTTCCTCTATGGGATGGGTTGATGGTGGTAAGGTGTGGGCCGACTACCAGCTCATGGCGAACTGTTACAGAAGGGGAGACGAGGGCTATCGATTTTATGTCGCATCGCTCTGGATGATTTTGGGAGTCGAACTGTGGTTCCGCAGTATCTTCCTGAAGCAGAGCATCGATATCCATCTGCCGGTCCTTGATATGCCCTCGTCTGCATATTTCTCCTGTTGATGGCATGCCGAGGTGTCCGGTTGATGTTGGGCGTGATCTGTCCGGTGATGTTGTGCGGATGGTTCAGCAGCATGATGTGCAAGCTATACAGGGCTTTTCAGTGGTAGCTATTTCTGCCATGTCCTGATAAAGTACACAAAGTCACATTGCTCGGATCATCGCGCCCGATGTCTGAATGGCAACTACGGCATAGTCTCAACATCTGAGTGAATAGAGCATAGTCCCTCCTGCATACTCACTTATGGCACCATCTTCACAATCCGCCAGCGTGCTGCGGCGTACCTATCCTGTCTACGTGACAGTATTCCTATTCAGTCTGATTGTGGCGAGCGCCCTTATTGGAGTGCCGGCATTCGGCATCGTCTATGGCTACACCTGGGTGGACTGGACCATGTTTGGTCTCCTCTACATCATCAGCGGACTAGGCATTACGGTCGGCTACCATCGCTTGATTTCGCACAGGAGTTTCATGTGCCCCGATTGGGTCAAGGCTGGATTACTCATCGCCGGGGGATGGGCGCTGCAACAATCGGCTCTGCGGTGGGGAGCCGACCATATTCGCCACCATGCTGCCTGCGACCAAGACGCCGATCCCTACAACGCTCGACTAGGATTCTGGCACAGCCACTGCGGATGGCTCTTCTCCGACCAGCGCTACTCGGATGAGAAATACGCGACTCGGCTCCGGCAAGATCCGGTCGTGATGTGGCAACATCGCTACTATACGGCTATCGTCCTCTCAGGTTTGGCATTCCCGTTCCTCGTGGGCTTTCTCTACGGTGGGTTAGACGCTGGGATTGGCTGTTTTATGCTGGCTGGCGTCGGTCGAACCTTTGCCGTGCTGAATTCGACCTTTTGCATCAATTCCGTTTGTCATCTCTGGGGGAGCCAACCGCATAGTCAAGCGGATTCCAGTCGCGATAGCTGGCTGGTTTCGCTCTTGACCTTCGGCGAGGGGTACCACAACTATCACCACACCCATCAAAGCGACTACCGAAACGGCCCGCGCTGGTATAATTTTGATCCATCGAAATGGCTTATTTTTTCGCTTTCACTTCTTGGATTAGCCTGGTCGCTCCGCACCGCCAATGCGGCCGATCTCAGATCTTCAAATCTCTAGGTGGCAAGCGGATGTGGAGGAGCAGGAGGCCAGTTCGAAAACGGGGCGTACCATCCTGATCTCACAGGGGAATTCGTTGGCTATGGAGCGGTAGGGAGAGGATCCAATACCTCATCGAGAGGGGCAAACGTTTGAAGTTCTTGGTCCGGTGAAGGTTCCTCAGCTGCCGTGAGAGTCTCGATCGCTCCGCCCTCAGCCAGAACATCCCTATCCGCCATCGGAAGAAGTGATTGTTCTGCCTCACCCAGTTCCTTGAATTCCCGAAGTGGGGGGAGCTGCGAGAGATCGCTCAAGCCAAAATGTTCAAGAAAAAATTTGGTCGTTCCATACATGATTGGACGGCCGGGGACTTCCTTACGTCCGACGATTCTCACCAGTTTTCGCTCCAACAGCGTGCGCAGTACACCGGAGGTTTCCACCCCACGGATTTCTTCGATCTCCGACCGCACCAGCGGTTGCTTGTAGGCAATGATCGCCAATGACTCCAGCGCGGATCTGGAGAGTTTTGCCGCCGTCTTGGCCTTGTCCAGCTTCTTGATCCAAGAGCCGTAGTCCTGCTTTGTGACAAGACGATACCCGCCAGCGACGACAGCCAGTCGCACTCCGCGCCCTTCCTGCTCAAGCACCTGACCGAGATGTCGTAACGCCTCTTCCACTTCAACCTTCGACACGTTCCCCATCACGGACACAAGACGCGTCAAGGACAGCGGTTCGGACGAAACGAAAAGCAACGCTTCCAGAATCGCCTGGAGCTCGCCCAGCCCTTGTACCAGATTGTCGTCGAAGCTCTGGTCATGAGTCGATCCATTCATCTCACCGATACTCATGGCGTCGGCTTCCGGCACAGGATGAACCACATCCACCATCAGTGGAGTCATGCTCCCCTCCATTCTAGATCGACATCATCAAGCTCTGCCGGATCGGGCACTAACGAGAACGTCCTTGAAAGCAGAATCGGTCCGAATGTTTCCCCTTGGAATACACGAACAACACGCAATCGCATTAATTCAAGTAACGCCAGGAACGTCACAACGACCACCATTCGATGGCACGATCCCTCGAACAGTGCCGCAAACGAGACCGATTCTTTGCCTTCGAGCATTTCCAGAACGAGGTTCATCCGCTCGCGAACCGTGAGATTGTCGAGAACAATCTCGATGAGCTTGCTACCCGGATTCCGTTCCAGCACTTCTTTAAGCGCATCGACGAGGTCGAACAGCGAGACGTTCTCTAATGGGAGATCCTCCTCAACTTCTTCGACTGATTGAGCGTGCTCATGCCAAAAGATCTCGCGCCACAGCGTTTCCTGCCGGTCGAGCTGACGTGCCGCCTCTTTGAAAGTCTTGTATTCGAGCAAGCGTCGAACGAGTTCTTCTCGTGGGTCCGGCCCATCTTCGTCGTCGTCGGCCACCTCATCCGCCGGCAACAGCATTCTGGACTTGATCTGCAATAACGTCGCGGCCATGACTAAAAAATCACCCGCCACGTTGAGGTTGAGTTCCTCCATGGCTTCCAAATACTCAAGGTACTGTTGGGCAATTATCGCGACGGGGATGTCGTAGATGTTGATCTCATTCTTCTTGATGAGATGCAGCAGTAAATCCAATGGTCCCTCGAAATTTTCGATGCGGACCTGGTACGGAAGCTCGATTTGTTCAAAATCCTCGGCCTGTGAGTCCACGACGTCGTTATATCAACTTATGGGGGAACGGGCAAGCCTGAACCTATATATTGGGGACAATCGAATGTTCTTCAACTACTCTTCATTTGAGTCTTACGGCATATGCGACAAGCAAGGCAGCCACGATCAGAAAGGCTAAGGTGAGAGCATACTGTCCATTACTGGCCTGAAACAAGCCGACAGGCTGCGCTGAGTCAGGACGCTTTGTTCGGGCTAGAAGCGGTGCTTGATCGAAACGTGCCTTTGCAAGGTCGTCTTGTTGGCTGAATTCAGCGTTTGAGAAATCCACTGATCCTAGAAACTGAGCAGCGGAAAATACCGCCTCATTTTCAAAGGCCGCAAACCCAAAAAAAGTCTCCCGGCTGAAGATCGCTTCACTGAAGCTGACTCGACTTTTGAAGCGACTCCCGGAAAATCCGGTCCCCATGCCGAACCTCGATCGCTCGAACGTAGCCGGTTGCTCGAAAGTCACTTCTAGAAATTCTGCCATGCCGTCGAAAAGCGCCCCGGTACAGTCCACCGAACCTCGAAACGTCGATTGATGAAATCTAGTGCTGGAACCAAACTTGGTCTCACGACAGTCCATCTGCCGGACGAACTGTCCCTGAACGAAATAAGTTTCCTTATCAAACGTGGCGGCGGATAGTTCGACTTGTTCATGAAAGATTGACCGCGAGAGATCTACTCCCTCCCTGAAATGGGACCGGGAAAAGTTCACCGGTCCTTCAAACCGAAGCGCGCTGTCAGCTGACCGATGGCGCACTGCGCCCAATACCAGGGAATCTCTTAGGCTCAGTGCTTTGCGAACGAGTCGCTGTCCGTCGCCACCGATACGATCTTCTTGGTTCGTTATCTCCGGCGTCGGTAACGGTGAGCGTGACGTTGCCTGTACAGCAAGGTGATCGAAGCTAAGATCGCCGCGCACAATCACACCACGAAGATCGACGGGACGCCCCTTGGCGATCGCATCCATGATTGCTTCGCCAGGCACCGCATGGGCTTCCCGCTCAGCCGGCGTACAGGTGGACGAAAGATGGAGCACAAGACCGGCGTCAATTCCCCTCGCGGGTGTCTCGGCAACGCACACAGCATCGGCTTCGGGTGGAGTTGCCATAAGGGCGCTTACAATCGCCATTGCCACATACCAACGGGACCATCTCCGTTTCCAAAGCCCGACATCTGTTCCACATAAGCAAAGGCGAAGCAAGATCCTGTCCGTATTGCAAAGGGGAAAGCACCAAAATGTTCTGGAGCTAATGAGACACCGCCGCTGGAGTGAATCGGTTTCAACGGCGGTGTGTAGAGGCAATCAACGCAGACCTAACGTCCCTTGCTTCCGCCAATGGTGAATTGCATCGAACGGGACGCATGATAGATGCAGCCGGGACGATCACTAAAGGACGAGTATCAGCTGTGTCGGTAATCGTCGTCCAACAAATCGTCGGACTTATCAATAAGCGTGTCTCTGTCGTCATCGGCGTCGAGGTCCAATTCTTCTTGGACGTCGTCTTCTTCGATCTCGCCCTCCATCTCCAGGTCATCGCTGACGATGTCATCCTCATCGTCGAGATCGGCCTCCCCCGGTTCCATGGGCATGGCCGGTTTAACTGCCACGGACTTGGGTGGAGCCACATCCTCTTCACCAGCGAATTTCTTAGCGGATGCGCTCGGTGGACTGGCCTTGGGCGCGGCCTTCTTCACACCTTTGCCGGCCGCTTTCTTGGCGGGCTTTTTCTTCGAAGCCGATTTGGATACTTTGACAGCCGCACGCTTTTTCACGGTTTTCTTGACCGCCTTCTTCTTCGGCGACGGTGCCGCTTTTTTCGCCCGCGACGATTGTTTCGCTACGGTTTTTTTCTTCTTGTTCGCCATTCCGATTCCTCCTCTTCGTTTCAGCGCGGCGCAACGGCCTCCATCTAGCATGAACGAACGGGCTCTTGCAACCACCCCGATCTTGATTTCCATCGATCGGCCATTTCCGGCTTTCAACGGACCCAAAAGGAGAAGGATCTTGCCAGCAGATGAGCAAGGTGGAAGGATTCCCGAACGCTCCGCCTCAATCCCATGCTATTATGGTCAGAGCGCCTCGAAAACGAGCCTGAATCCTCTTCGTCCCCGGCTCTTACGAACAAACCGTCTGGCAAGGATTAACCCCGCCGTGATCCGAGTACGCCTCGTGACGATTGCCCTAGGGATCGGAGCCGCCGCAGGTGTGCCGGCCCTCAACCTTTCGACAACCACGCAGATTCTCATGGAGAACGGATCACCTTATTACGTTCCTGCCACCGCCACCGTGGCCAGCGGCACACCCATTCGCTGGGATAATCCGACACCGACCCACCATACCGTCACTCACAATGACTGCGTGAAGGACGAGAGCCCGTGCCTATTCGATTCGGGGACGATCGCACCGGGCGGACACTTTACTGTGCCGAGCTTGCCGGCCGGTCATTACCTCTATCACTGTGGGATCCATCCCATCATGCGAGGTCAGCTGATCGTGACTGACGATCTCTCAACATTGTCTCAGTTGTGACTACACCGATCATCATCTTGCACGATTGCTGATTGCTCCTGTAGGCTGCAAGAACTCATCGCCAAGAGTTGCTCGCCATGAAACCCGCTGCCGCCGTCCATGAACCCTGGAACTTGACCGGAGAGACCCTGAGCCTCCTCGCCTGGCACATTCCCGACCTCGTTGCCTATCACCATCAACCAGACGAATGGTGGCTTGCGCCGCTTGATGACAACCTGCCGCTTATCCGGCTGAACCGCACCGGTCTGGACATGCTCAAGGCCATGAACGGCCATACGACTGTCGGTACGCTCGTTGAACAATATGGCGCGAAGCTCTGTGGACCGGACGGGCAACCGGGGTTATGGCACCTTGAACGATGGGCTACGCCGAACTATTCCCTCTGCTATTTCGGGACTGCCCCACCAGGAGGCCATCGACACAAGGCCAAGTGGGATACCCTTCTGCAACAGGTCCGCGAAGGTTGGTCGGGGCGGGAAGGGTTCGAGGGTGAGGAGCACCTGGAAGAATTCCATCGTCACGAACTTGGCCAAAGCGAAGAAGATGACAGTCATTTTGACTTGATCGAAACCACCGTCTCACATCTTTTCCGTGAACCGAGCGAAACACTGGCTGGCTTGACCTACGGGCGGCTCCTCATGCGGCAACTGCGTCGACTTGGCTGGTTTAATCCCAAGCCGAAAGTCCTACTGGAGATCGGCGGGGGACTTGGCTACCTCGCGCAGGAGCTTGGCAAGGACCTGTTGCCCTTTGAAAAACAAGGAGTTACATACCTCTCGCTCGACATTGCGCAACCGTTCCTCAAACTCCAAGTCACTCGAGCCAAAGCCGGTGGTTGGAATGTCTCCGGCGCTCGGGCCAATGCCGAATCGCTCCCCTTCGCCGATCACTCCATCAACCTCGTGATCGACAACGAGAACATGGCGGACATGACACCAGTGCAGCTGGACAAGAAAGAACTGATCTGCGGAATCGGAGAAACTGCACAACATCAAGAGGCGCTGGATTGGATCAGACGGCTCCGCCTCCCGATCGAAAGCGACCCCCCTGAATCGGTGATCTTTAACTTAGGACCGATGCGCTTCGTCGCCGAGCTGTGGCGCGTGCTCAAGCCTGGCGGACGAGCGTTTCTCACCGAGTTCGGCATTGAGGACGGATGGCCCGCGCCCGTAAAGCTGCCGGGACATACAGAATACGAAGTCCAATACAGCCACCTGCGGCAAGCCATACGTTGGCTCGGTTTTCAAGAGCGGTATCTTTCTCTTCCGCAATTTCTGGGACTCCAGCCGGAGACGAAAGTCCTCTGCACCGGCGCGACGTACACTATCCAGAGATTCTGTCAGTCGATTAGCCGCCCCTTTGCGGTGCGTGCCTATACCGAGAAGGAGTTGCAACAGACCTTGGGTGACATGCTCCCCAAGATTGAAGGCCTCCACTATCACGACCTCGCTGATCCTGCATGGTTCGGTCTCCAGGACTTCAAAGTGCTGCTGCTGGAAAAGCCAGGCGGGGCGCCGAAAGCCCAATTCACCGAGAACAAAGGCTATCGCTGGTATTCGCAGAAGTGAACCGTGGCTCTCAGCCGTTCGCAATCGGCCTCAGCTCAATGTGTACAATAAATCTCATAGCCGCTTCTTAGACTTATCTGGCACGCTCATTTCTTAGTCGCTCCCAGCCTAAATCAGCAAAGCAAGGTCCTTGCGTGGCTTCGTTGAACTTCAGGCCGGGGTAGCCCCCGTTCCATTCCATCACTCTGACATGGTTCTCTCGATCTACTGCGACATCCCAGCCAATACAGCGGACGTAGAGAACCTTCTTATGTAGTTCAGTCACGGTCTGAGTACAGGCTTTAAATGCGGGAACAATATTTCCGGCAAATGGGACGTGACTCGTTGAGTGCGCCCTGAGTTCATGCCAGTCCGAGGTGTAACCGACATCACCAAACGCACCACTTTTCAAATCAATTGATACCAGAATCTGGCTCTTTGATTGTACGTGCGTGTCTGCTCCGCTCCCCAACCTCAGATTGCACGCCCGAACGGAGACGGTTCCGTTCTCCTCCACCACGGTCGTCAGCCGGATGGTGGCCACGGAAGCTGGAGCGAATTGCGCCATCGCCGCATGCTGGTCGATGAAGCTTTGGAATAGACCGTTCCCCAACTTTTTGACCTGCTCCACAGTGAACGACTGGGCGTCAAAGATATGGACGCCTCGCCCTCGCATGGACCTATTCAATTTGAATACGACATGATCATGATCCTTAAACAATAGATCTTTCACCGATTCCGGCGACACAGGCCGGTAGGTCGTGTCAAAAAAGAAGCCGTTCATGTACGAGAGGAGATCAGGAAAGGCCTGGCTCTGAAACATGAGCGTGTTCATGGGGCGCAGTTCATCGATCTTCCCATATGCGCCCTGCCATTTGGGAATCACGACGGCCCCAAAGTAGTTGTCAGGGATCCAGCCCTTTTTGAACTTCCCTGTCACTGCGGCATAGAGATACAGCCACGGAG encodes:
- a CDS encoding PqqD family protein, with the translated sequence MHLRIAHNVVFRELAGESVLLNLETGTYFGLDAVGTRIWNLIAEQGSTSSAIDTLLAEYDVDAPRLEKDVTALIDQLLAKRLLTTDAEQTPPAR
- a CDS encoding lasso peptide biosynthesis B2 protein; its protein translation is MLSKLRRLADLPLIEQALLLQLTALSLGLRVALSCVPLHLIASFISRAASSSPLGRILTPHAHCATDRLVVLADMAAAVSHRNSRCLPRTLLLFWLLRARRQPVSICLGVSKNQTQLEGHAWVEQDGVLLGDTFSLVNRYALMFRWPA
- the asnB gene encoding asparagine synthase (glutamine-hydrolyzing), with protein sequence MSGLVGIYHLDGRPVELALLERMTYQVAHRGPDASDCWVNGPIGIGHAMLQTTPESVYERQPWLDESGTICLALDGRIDNREDLLLSFRSAGVHLRTDTDAELMLRAYQRWGEHCPEQVVGDFALVIWDGPRRQLFCARDILGLKPFYYCLYGASFYWASEIPPFFERAAVPRRPNEAMIAEFLSSMVVTNAETLYEGISRLEPAHILIVRAGRIETRRYWTFDPGRRIRYLNDDDYARHFLDLFEKAVRCRLRSHRPIGLELSGGLDSSSVVSALQAVCRQQPQDHDLFQTFSLIFPGLPCDERPYIDDVVAQGSFLSHHVTPETPSLGDFVQDVLRYQDFPDHPNGIMNAPLRRSAQRQGCRVLLTGSGGDEWLTGSFFHYADLLRKLKLRSLLRRLRGDHQWHCEQLSYDLFSLPLVQFGLLPLIPQSCRTLVKRLLGRTSMPDWMLPAMWRRTQMQERLRQASYVPPDCSYAQQDLFRSTIHGLGVHGIEMDERASSSFGLENRHPFNDRRLIEFALALPEEQRWRNRPKFILRHALGEMLPVSVRERVDKADFSCIFAHTLIAEPMMAIFRSLSVSSMGWVDGGKVWADYQLMANCYRRGDEGYRFYVASLWMILGVELWFRSIFLKQSIDIHLPVLDMPSSAYFSC
- a CDS encoding fatty acid desaturase is translated as MAPSSQSASVLRRTYPVYVTVFLFSLIVASALIGVPAFGIVYGYTWVDWTMFGLLYIISGLGITVGYHRLISHRSFMCPDWVKAGLLIAGGWALQQSALRWGADHIRHHAACDQDADPYNARLGFWHSHCGWLFSDQRYSDEKYATRLRQDPVVMWQHRYYTAIVLSGLAFPFLVGFLYGGLDAGIGCFMLAGVGRTFAVLNSTFCINSVCHLWGSQPHSQADSSRDSWLVSLLTFGEGYHNYHHTHQSDYRNGPRWYNFDPSKWLIFSLSLLGLAWSLRTANAADLRSSNL
- the scpB gene encoding SMC-Scp complex subunit ScpB yields the protein MTPLMVDVVHPVPEADAMSIGEMNGSTHDQSFDDNLVQGLGELQAILEALLFVSSEPLSLTRLVSVMGNVSKVEVEEALRHLGQVLEQEGRGVRLAVVAGGYRLVTKQDYGSWIKKLDKAKTAAKLSRSALESLAIIAYKQPLVRSEIEEIRGVETSGVLRTLLERKLVRIVGRKEVPGRPIMYGTTKFFLEHFGLSDLSQLPPLREFKELGEAEQSLLPMADRDVLAEGGAIETLTAAEEPSPDQELQTFAPLDEVLDPLPTAP
- a CDS encoding segregation/condensation protein A — translated: MDSQAEDFEQIELPYQVRIENFEGPLDLLLHLIKKNEINIYDIPVAIIAQQYLEYLEAMEELNLNVAGDFLVMAATLLQIKSRMLLPADEVADDDEDGPDPREELVRRLLEYKTFKEAARQLDRQETLWREIFWHEHAQSVEEVEEDLPLENVSLFDLVDALKEVLERNPGSKLIEIVLDNLTVRERMNLVLEMLEGKESVSFAALFEGSCHRMVVVVTFLALLELMRLRVVRVFQGETFGPILLSRTFSLVPDPAELDDVDLEWRGA
- a CDS encoding cupredoxin domain-containing protein, translating into MIRVRLVTIALGIGAAAGVPALNLSTTTQILMENGSPYYVPATATVASGTPIRWDNPTPTHHTVTHNDCVKDESPCLFDSGTIAPGGHFTVPSLPAGHYLYHCGIHPIMRGQLIVTDDLSTLSQL
- a CDS encoding methyltransferase domain-containing protein, with product MKPAAAVHEPWNLTGETLSLLAWHIPDLVAYHHQPDEWWLAPLDDNLPLIRLNRTGLDMLKAMNGHTTVGTLVEQYGAKLCGPDGQPGLWHLERWATPNYSLCYFGTAPPGGHRHKAKWDTLLQQVREGWSGREGFEGEEHLEEFHRHELGQSEEDDSHFDLIETTVSHLFREPSETLAGLTYGRLLMRQLRRLGWFNPKPKVLLEIGGGLGYLAQELGKDLLPFEKQGVTYLSLDIAQPFLKLQVTRAKAGGWNVSGARANAESLPFADHSINLVIDNENMADMTPVQLDKKELICGIGETAQHQEALDWIRRLRLPIESDPPESVIFNLGPMRFVAELWRVLKPGGRAFLTEFGIEDGWPAPVKLPGHTEYEVQYSHLRQAIRWLGFQERYLSLPQFLGLQPETKVLCTGATYTIQRFCQSISRPFAVRAYTEKELQQTLGDMLPKIEGLHYHDLADPAWFGLQDFKVLLLEKPGGAPKAQFTENKGYRWYSQK